In the genome of Microbacterium saperdae, one region contains:
- a CDS encoding DEAD/DEAH box helicase — protein MPAPHVDLRHLMQITDAGGYSRGLAYFREGNVLDVVWDEERHELEAHVRGSRDATYLVEVGFVSSNGKSHARSTRCSCPVRSGCKHVVAAILASNVQEYSQQSGALTAEPAAAAPPAEPPAAPSWRALVDQTATAQTRPLALGVELRHREPRGDNHWGPRTVRPATPRDLARGTGELLLAIRPLMRSHQSGSWIQGHATWDLVRRDASQFGRAQNRWFGDLLSISRDSLLSGNAGDWLVVDQIESGLLWGHLRAGAALGIPLVASQKSATVQLADTAEISATIARDDDGALTVAAAVSIDGAVIRTAEVHPIGRSGVYSAVLQGSRMQLTLAEMPLSPQVRALLEARRPMIVPVQDEAAFIEEAYPLLARRTVVQTVGEVALPAIPSPEPVLKVAFERGDVVSYSFVWSYRGFGTMPFAPSPSAVRDPEAEEVRGAELETVWQEHMSTRFRASGSFHDIDAAAFIAQVVPAFEREGVTVVTTGTRKEYRELTGAPEVTVSTVETTDADWFDLGIIVTIDGRSIPFGPLFSALSKGKKKLLLSDGGYFTLNHPALDRLRELIEEAGELDEWETGPRISRYQTDLWEEFEDLADEAQPAVSWRSTAEGLREATGVPSTPVPPGLRAELRPYQKTGFDWLAFLWRHRLGGILADDMGLGKTLQLLTFVQHTRDEGERRPFLVLAPTSVLSTWRTEAARFTPGLRVVVVESTSGTRRGTLADAAAGADIVVSSYTVARLDDKEFSGVEWAGLILDEAQFVKNPKTKLHRAISTFHADVTYAVTGTPMENSLSDLWSLLKLAAPGLFPSARKFRDRYIQPIEKGKVPENEEGGEYRQRRLAQLRRRIRPLMLRRTKELVAPDLPPKQEQVLEVELSEAHRALYDVVLQRERQKVLGLLDDLDRNRFIVFRSLTLLRMLSLAPGLVDENDADIGSRKLDTLLERVVELQAEGHRALVFSQFTSFLDLAAARLEEAGIPYAHLDGATRRRQDVVEGFRAGEQPVFLISLKAGGFGLTLTEADYVFLLDPWWNPAAEAQAIDRTHRIGQTSQVFVYRMISAGTIEEKVRELQQRKARLFTAVMDDEALFAQSLTADDIRGLFES, from the coding sequence ATGCCCGCACCTCACGTCGACCTCCGTCATCTCATGCAGATCACGGATGCCGGTGGCTACTCGCGCGGGCTCGCCTACTTCCGTGAGGGAAACGTCCTCGACGTCGTCTGGGACGAGGAGCGGCACGAACTCGAAGCGCATGTGAGGGGCAGCCGCGACGCGACCTACCTCGTGGAGGTCGGCTTCGTCTCGTCGAACGGCAAGAGTCATGCGCGTTCGACCCGGTGCTCGTGTCCTGTCCGTTCCGGATGCAAGCACGTGGTCGCGGCGATCCTCGCCTCGAACGTGCAGGAGTATTCGCAACAGAGCGGGGCCCTGACCGCAGAGCCCGCTGCCGCAGCGCCCCCCGCCGAACCACCCGCGGCTCCGTCATGGCGTGCGCTGGTCGACCAGACGGCCACCGCACAGACGCGCCCTCTGGCGCTCGGGGTCGAGCTGCGCCATCGTGAGCCCCGCGGTGACAACCACTGGGGGCCGCGGACCGTGCGTCCGGCAACACCCCGCGACCTCGCCAGAGGCACCGGAGAGCTTCTCCTGGCGATCCGCCCGTTGATGCGCAGCCATCAGAGCGGATCGTGGATCCAGGGGCATGCCACATGGGACCTCGTGCGACGCGATGCATCGCAGTTCGGACGGGCGCAGAACCGCTGGTTCGGCGACCTTCTCAGCATCTCGCGCGATTCGCTGCTGTCGGGCAACGCCGGCGATTGGCTGGTCGTGGATCAGATCGAGTCCGGACTGCTGTGGGGGCACCTTCGAGCGGGCGCGGCTCTCGGCATCCCGCTCGTGGCCAGCCAGAAGAGCGCGACCGTGCAGCTCGCGGACACGGCGGAGATCTCGGCCACGATCGCCCGAGATGATGACGGGGCGCTGACGGTCGCCGCGGCCGTGTCCATCGACGGCGCGGTGATCCGCACCGCCGAGGTGCATCCGATCGGACGCTCCGGGGTGTATTCCGCCGTTCTCCAGGGCAGCCGTATGCAGCTGACGCTCGCAGAGATGCCGCTGAGTCCGCAGGTGCGTGCGCTGCTCGAGGCGCGGCGCCCGATGATCGTGCCGGTGCAGGACGAGGCGGCGTTCATCGAGGAGGCGTATCCGCTGCTCGCACGGCGCACCGTCGTGCAGACGGTCGGAGAAGTCGCGCTCCCGGCGATCCCGTCCCCGGAACCGGTGCTGAAGGTCGCATTCGAGCGGGGCGACGTCGTGAGCTACTCCTTCGTGTGGTCGTATCGAGGTTTCGGCACCATGCCCTTCGCCCCCAGCCCGTCGGCGGTGCGCGATCCTGAGGCCGAGGAAGTGCGCGGCGCTGAGCTCGAGACGGTGTGGCAGGAGCATATGTCGACACGGTTCCGGGCATCCGGCTCCTTCCACGACATCGATGCCGCGGCCTTCATCGCCCAGGTCGTGCCTGCATTCGAACGCGAGGGCGTCACCGTCGTCACGACCGGGACGCGCAAGGAGTATCGCGAGCTCACCGGCGCGCCCGAGGTCACGGTGTCGACCGTCGAGACCACCGATGCGGACTGGTTCGATCTGGGCATCATCGTGACGATAGATGGCCGGAGCATTCCGTTCGGGCCGCTGTTCTCCGCGCTCAGCAAGGGGAAGAAGAAGCTCCTGCTGTCCGATGGCGGCTACTTCACCCTGAACCATCCGGCGCTCGACCGACTGCGTGAGCTCATCGAAGAGGCGGGGGAACTCGACGAATGGGAGACCGGGCCTCGGATCAGTCGCTACCAGACGGATCTCTGGGAGGAGTTCGAGGATCTCGCAGACGAAGCGCAGCCGGCCGTGAGCTGGCGGTCCACCGCCGAAGGGCTGCGTGAGGCGACGGGTGTGCCCTCGACCCCTGTACCCCCGGGGCTCCGTGCAGAGCTGCGGCCGTATCAGAAGACTGGATTCGACTGGCTCGCCTTCCTCTGGCGACACCGGCTCGGCGGCATCCTGGCCGACGACATGGGTCTCGGCAAGACGCTCCAGCTGCTGACCTTCGTGCAGCACACGCGCGACGAGGGCGAGCGTCGCCCGTTCCTCGTGCTCGCGCCGACCTCTGTGCTGAGCACGTGGAGGACCGAGGCTGCGCGATTCACTCCCGGGCTCCGGGTCGTGGTCGTCGAGAGCACCAGTGGAACGCGTCGCGGGACCCTGGCGGATGCCGCCGCCGGGGCCGACATCGTCGTGAGCTCCTACACGGTCGCGCGACTCGACGATAAGGAGTTCAGCGGCGTCGAGTGGGCAGGACTCATCCTCGACGAGGCCCAGTTCGTCAAGAATCCGAAGACGAAACTGCACCGGGCGATCTCGACGTTCCATGCCGACGTCACGTACGCGGTCACGGGCACCCCGATGGAGAACAGTCTCTCCGATCTGTGGTCGCTGCTGAAGCTCGCGGCCCCGGGACTGTTCCCGTCTGCGCGCAAGTTCCGGGATCGCTACATCCAACCGATCGAGAAGGGCAAGGTCCCCGAGAACGAAGAGGGCGGGGAGTACCGGCAACGACGGCTTGCGCAGTTGCGCCGTCGCATCCGACCGCTGATGCTGCGCCGGACCAAGGAGCTCGTCGCTCCGGATCTGCCCCCGAAGCAGGAGCAGGTGCTCGAGGTCGAGCTCAGTGAGGCTCATCGGGCGCTCTACGACGTGGTGCTGCAGCGGGAACGCCAGAAGGTGCTCGGGCTCCTCGATGACCTGGACCGCAACCGTTTCATCGTCTTCCGATCCCTGACGCTGCTGCGCATGCTGAGCCTTGCGCCGGGGCTCGTGGATGAGAACGACGCTGACATCGGCTCTCGTAAACTCGACACCCTCCTCGAGCGGGTGGTCGAGCTGCAGGCAGAAGGACATCGGGCGCTGGTGTTCAGTCAGTTCACGTCGTTCCTCGACCTCGCGGCGGCACGGCTCGAGGAAGCCGGCATCCCCTACGCCCATCTCGACGGGGCGACGCGGCGTCGGCAGGACGTCGTGGAGGGCTTCCGGGCGGGGGAGCAGCCGGTCTTCCTGATCAGCCTGAAGGCGGGCGGGTTCGGCCTCACCCTGACCGAAGCGGACTATGTGTTCCTGCTCGACCCGTGGTGGAACCCCGCAGCCGAGGCGCAGGCGATCGACCGCACGCATCGCATCGGTCAGACCAGTCAGGTCTTCGTGTATCGCATGATCTCGGCAGGGACGATCGAGGAGAAGGTCCGCGAACTCCAACAGCGCAAGGCGCGCCTGTTCACCGCCGTCATGGACGATGAGGCGCTGTTCGCGCAGTCGCTGACCGCAGACGACATCCGCGGGCTCTTCGAGAGCTGA
- the aroC gene encoding chorismate synthase: protein MLRVLTAGESHGPELIAVMEGLPSGVPVSSEAIQADLARRKLGYGRGSRMKFEQDELTISGGVRHGKTLGSPIALRIGNTEWPKWIEVMNPEPVELTDKSRGRSAPLTRPRPGHADLVGMQKYDFDEARPILERASARETAARVALGAIARSFLGELGIRLVSHTLSIGPVRVPDGSALPTPDDVDLLDADPLRCFDPATSALMVAEVDEAKKDGDTLGGIVEVLAYGLPPGLGSHVHWDRRLDARLAQALMSIQAIKGVEVGDGFETTRRRGSAAHDELFATADGISRGSDRAGGTEGGMSTGTVLRVRAGMKPIATVPHALRTIDIATGDDATAHHQRSDVCAVPAAGVVAEAMVAVELARAVLEKFGGDSIRETRRNLEGYLAGIPEELRTTPASEAALIAHDERG from the coding sequence GTGATGGAAGGACTGCCCTCCGGCGTCCCGGTGTCCTCCGAGGCCATCCAGGCCGATCTCGCCCGACGCAAGCTCGGCTATGGGCGCGGCTCGCGGATGAAGTTCGAGCAGGACGAACTCACCATCTCCGGCGGCGTGCGCCACGGCAAGACGCTGGGCAGCCCCATCGCCCTGCGCATCGGCAACACCGAGTGGCCGAAGTGGATCGAGGTCATGAACCCCGAACCCGTCGAGCTGACCGACAAGTCGCGCGGTCGCAGCGCGCCACTGACGCGCCCACGCCCCGGTCACGCCGATCTGGTCGGCATGCAGAAGTACGACTTCGACGAGGCGCGGCCGATCCTCGAGCGCGCGAGCGCCCGCGAGACCGCCGCCCGTGTCGCCCTCGGCGCGATCGCTCGCTCGTTCCTCGGCGAACTGGGGATCCGTCTCGTCAGCCACACGCTGTCGATCGGTCCCGTGCGGGTACCCGACGGCTCCGCGCTGCCGACGCCGGATGACGTCGACCTGCTCGACGCCGATCCGCTGCGCTGCTTCGATCCCGCCACCTCGGCTCTCATGGTGGCCGAAGTCGACGAGGCCAAGAAGGACGGCGACACGCTCGGCGGCATCGTCGAGGTGCTCGCCTACGGTCTGCCGCCGGGACTCGGCTCCCACGTGCACTGGGACCGCCGGCTCGACGCGCGGCTCGCGCAGGCGCTCATGAGCATCCAGGCGATCAAGGGTGTGGAGGTGGGCGACGGCTTCGAGACCACGCGGCGTCGCGGCTCCGCGGCGCACGACGAACTGTTCGCCACGGCGGACGGCATCAGCCGCGGCTCCGACCGCGCCGGCGGCACCGAAGGCGGCATGTCCACCGGCACGGTGCTGCGGGTGCGTGCCGGGATGAAGCCGATCGCCACGGTGCCGCACGCCCTGCGCACGATCGACATCGCGACGGGCGACGACGCCACCGCGCACCACCAGCGCTCCGACGTCTGCGCGGTTCCGGCGGCGGGTGTCGTGGCAGAGGCCATGGTCGCGGTCGAGCTGGCACGTGCGGTGCTGGAGAAGTTCGGCGGCGACAGCATCCGCGAGACGCGACGGAACCTCGAGGGATACCTCGCCGGCATCCCGGAGGAACTGCGTACAACTCCGGCGTCCGAGGCGGCGCTCATCGCGCATGACGAGCGAGGCTGA
- a CDS encoding aspartate carbamoyltransferase catalytic subunit, translating into MRHLLDTHTLDKTTALRILDVAEDMADTQSREVKKLPTLRGKTVVNLFFEDSTRTRISFEAAAKRLSADVINFAAKGSSVSKGESLKDTAQTLEAIGADAVVVRHPSSGAPQTLATSGWISAGVVNAGDGTHEHPTQALLDAFTIRKRRFGADSRGRDLAGVRVVIVGDVLHSRVARSNVWLLTTLGAEVTLVAPPTLVPQNVSQWPVRVLYDLDVALADEPDAVMMLRIQLERMNAAYFPTEREYSRRWGLDALRVAGLPDGSIVMHPGPMNRGLEISSAAADSARSTVLEQVANGVSVRMAVLYLLLAGERDDERGGDL; encoded by the coding sequence ATGAGGCACCTGCTCGACACCCACACTCTCGACAAGACCACTGCTCTGCGCATCCTCGATGTCGCCGAGGACATGGCCGACACGCAGTCCCGTGAGGTCAAGAAGCTCCCGACGCTGCGGGGCAAGACCGTGGTCAACCTCTTCTTCGAGGATTCGACCCGTACGCGCATCTCCTTCGAGGCCGCCGCCAAGCGTCTCTCCGCCGACGTGATCAACTTCGCGGCGAAGGGGTCGAGCGTCTCCAAGGGCGAGAGCCTGAAGGACACCGCCCAGACCCTCGAAGCGATCGGTGCGGACGCGGTCGTCGTGCGGCACCCGAGCTCCGGAGCCCCGCAGACCCTCGCGACGAGCGGCTGGATCTCGGCCGGCGTCGTGAACGCGGGAGACGGCACGCATGAGCATCCCACGCAGGCGCTCCTCGACGCATTCACGATCCGCAAGCGCCGCTTCGGTGCGGACAGCCGAGGCAGGGATCTCGCCGGTGTGCGCGTCGTCATCGTCGGCGACGTGCTCCACTCCCGGGTCGCGCGATCGAACGTCTGGCTCCTGACCACTCTCGGCGCCGAGGTCACTCTCGTCGCTCCACCCACGCTCGTGCCGCAGAACGTGTCGCAGTGGCCGGTACGCGTGCTCTACGATCTCGACGTCGCCCTGGCCGACGAGCCGGACGCCGTGATGATGCTGCGTATCCAGCTCGAGCGGATGAATGCGGCGTATTTCCCCACTGAGCGGGAGTATTCGCGACGCTGGGGGCTTGACGCACTGCGTGTGGCCGGTCTGCCGGACGGTAGCATTGTGATGCACCCCGGACCCATGAACCGCGGGCTGGAGATCTCCTCCGCAGCTGCCGATTCCGCCCGATCCACGGTGCTGGAGCAGGTCGCGAACGGGGTCTCCGTCCGCATGGCGGTGCTGTACCTGCTCCTGGCAGGAGAACGAGACGACGAACGAGGGGGAGACCTGTGA
- the nusB gene encoding transcription antitermination factor NusB → MGARTKARKRALDILFSADVRGDEVTVALAAEAKRAASEPAREASWLYAREVVDGIVDHRDEIDEQITTHSRDWKLERMPAVDRALLRIGVWEILYNDEVPTAVAIDEAVELAKEFSTDDSGAFVHGVLARVSRSA, encoded by the coding sequence GTGGGCGCCCGCACGAAGGCGCGCAAGCGCGCTCTCGACATCCTGTTCTCCGCCGACGTCCGTGGCGACGAGGTCACCGTGGCACTTGCCGCAGAGGCAAAGCGTGCCGCGAGTGAGCCCGCCCGTGAGGCATCCTGGCTGTACGCCCGCGAGGTCGTAGACGGCATCGTCGATCACCGCGACGAGATCGACGAGCAGATCACGACGCACAGTCGTGACTGGAAGCTCGAGCGCATGCCCGCCGTGGACCGCGCGCTGCTGCGTATCGGCGTCTGGGAGATCCTCTACAACGACGAGGTGCCCACCGCCGTGGCCATCGACGAAGCGGTCGAACTCGCCAAGGAGTTCTCGACGGACGATTCCGGCGCGTTCGTGCACGGCGTGCTCGCCCGGGTCTCCCGCTCCGCCTGA
- the efp gene encoding elongation factor P, with product MASTADIKNGVVLSIDGQLWSVIEFQHVKPGKGGAFVRTKLKNVVSGKVVDRTYNAGAKIDIENVDRRDYTYLYTDGDGYVFMDATDFDQITVGAATVGDAKNFLLENQQVTIALNNGNPLYIDLPASVILEVTYTEPGLQGDRSSAGTKPATLETGFEMQVPLFLETGTKVKVDTRTGGYLGREK from the coding sequence ATGGCATCTACCGCAGACATCAAGAACGGCGTCGTCCTCAGCATCGACGGTCAGCTCTGGAGCGTCATCGAGTTCCAGCACGTCAAGCCTGGCAAGGGCGGAGCGTTCGTGCGGACGAAGCTCAAGAACGTCGTCTCCGGCAAGGTCGTGGATCGCACCTACAATGCCGGAGCCAAGATCGACATCGAGAACGTCGACCGCCGCGACTACACGTACCTGTACACGGATGGCGACGGCTACGTCTTCATGGATGCCACCGACTTCGACCAGATCACGGTCGGCGCCGCCACGGTCGGCGACGCGAAGAACTTCCTCCTGGAGAACCAGCAGGTCACGATCGCGCTCAACAACGGCAACCCGCTGTACATCGATCTTCCGGCCTCCGTCATCCTCGAGGTGACGTACACCGAGCCCGGCCTGCAGGGAGACCGCTCCTCGGCCGGCACGAAGCCCGCGACGTTGGAGACCGGCTTCGAGATGCAGGTGCCGCTGTTCCTCGAGACCGGCACCAAGGTCAAGGTCGACACCCGCACGGGTGGCTACCTCGGCCGCGAGAAGTAA
- the pyrR gene encoding bifunctional pyr operon transcriptional regulator/uracil phosphoribosyltransferase PyrR, producing the protein MSTRTVLQEADISRGLTRIAHEILESNRGAENLVLLGIPTRGVTLAHRLGTLISTIAQESVPVGALDVTLFRDDLSKHPTRSPRPTEIPVGGIDGKTVVLVDDVLFSGRSIRAALDAIQSIGRPAVVRLAILVDRGHRELPIRPDFVGKNIPSARTERVNVRLFENDGAEEVTIGA; encoded by the coding sequence ATGAGCACGCGCACTGTGCTGCAAGAAGCCGATATCTCGCGGGGATTGACCCGCATCGCTCATGAGATCCTCGAATCGAATCGGGGCGCTGAGAACCTCGTCCTGCTGGGCATTCCGACCCGCGGCGTGACTCTCGCACATCGCCTGGGCACGTTGATCAGCACGATCGCCCAGGAGTCCGTCCCCGTGGGCGCTCTGGATGTGACACTGTTCCGCGACGATCTCTCGAAGCACCCGACGCGCTCTCCGCGTCCGACGGAGATCCCCGTCGGTGGCATCGACGGCAAGACCGTGGTGCTGGTCGACGACGTGCTGTTCTCCGGACGCAGCATCAGGGCCGCTCTCGACGCGATCCAGTCGATCGGTCGTCCCGCGGTGGTGCGTCTCGCGATCCTGGTCGATCGTGGCCACCGCGAACTGCCCATCCGTCCCGACTTCGTGGGGAAGAACATCCCCTCCGCCCGCACCGAGCGGGTCAACGTGCGCCTCTTCGAGAACGACGGGGCCGAGGAGGTGACGATCGGCGCATGA
- a CDS encoding shikimate kinase, whose amino-acid sequence MTSEAEPLTLVLVGPMAAGKTSVGRRVARRLRVAFIDTDKRVVAEHGPIPEIFAAHGEAHFRELERAAVAKALAEGGVISLGGGAVTDAGTRELLRAHPVVFLTVSPDAVADRIRGSSRPLLAGEDPLARWQAIFEERRGWYDEVSSTTFDTSRRPMQRIADEIVAWRREQR is encoded by the coding sequence ATGACGAGCGAGGCTGAGCCCCTCACGCTGGTCCTCGTCGGCCCCATGGCCGCGGGCAAGACCAGCGTGGGTCGGCGCGTGGCTCGACGGCTGCGCGTGGCGTTCATCGACACCGACAAGCGTGTGGTGGCTGAGCACGGACCCATTCCGGAGATCTTCGCCGCGCACGGCGAAGCACATTTTCGCGAGCTGGAACGCGCCGCGGTGGCGAAGGCGCTCGCGGAGGGCGGCGTGATCTCTCTCGGCGGTGGAGCGGTGACCGACGCGGGCACGCGCGAACTGCTGCGCGCGCACCCCGTCGTGTTCCTCACGGTGTCGCCCGATGCGGTCGCCGATCGGATCCGCGGAAGCAGCAGGCCGCTGCTCGCCGGAGAGGACCCGTTGGCTCGCTGGCAGGCGATCTTCGAAGAGCGCCGCGGCTGGTACGACGAGGTCTCGTCGACGACATTCGACACGTCCCGCAGACCGATGCAGAGGATCGCGGACGAGATCGTGGCATGGAGGAGAGAACAGCGATGA
- the aroQ gene encoding type II 3-dehydroquinate dehydratase: MTRRLLLVNGPNLNLLGTREPGIYGTATLADVERLTADAAADGGFEVRAVQSNHEGVLIDAIHAAREDCEGIVINPGGLTHTSVVLRDALTGVGLPFAEVHISDVYAREQFRHHSYLHDVAAVRVIGEGVDGYANAVRQLIALIP, encoded by the coding sequence ATGACCCGCCGTCTCCTGCTCGTGAACGGCCCCAATCTCAATCTCCTCGGCACCAGGGAGCCGGGCATCTACGGCACCGCCACTCTGGCGGACGTCGAACGGCTCACCGCCGATGCGGCTGCGGACGGCGGCTTCGAGGTGCGTGCGGTGCAGAGCAACCACGAAGGCGTGCTGATCGACGCGATCCACGCCGCACGGGAGGATTGCGAGGGCATCGTGATCAACCCCGGAGGACTCACGCACACATCCGTCGTCCTGCGCGATGCGCTCACCGGGGTGGGCCTGCCGTTCGCCGAGGTGCACATCTCCGACGTCTACGCGCGGGAGCAATTCCGGCACCATTCCTACCTGCACGATGTCGCCGCCGTACGCGTGATCGGCGAGGGCGTGGACGGATACGCGAACGCCGTGCGACAGCTGATCGCACTCATCCCGTAG
- a CDS encoding Rieske 2Fe-2S domain-containing protein translates to MRITGLGHAGMFIETVGGNIICDPVLGPSFFGSWFPFPDNRGLDWERFGREADFLYISHRHRDHFDPKLLERYISKDIEVLLPEYPIDDLERDIRALGFENITYAPAGEIIQRGELKIMITPLRAPSDGPIGDSSLSVDDGTGSMLNQNDSHPLDLDTLLHFGKPDAYFTQVSGAIWWPMVYDLPLDAKQNFAQLKRDSQNKRAMYYIDKVDAPHVFPMAGPPMFLRDDLFDFNGLGRNGESIFTDQKQFLAHMKELSPQYDGQLFVPGTLVTVDGGEVTTEQTLYSEAELAHIFDEKWDYLEEQQASRQQEILDEEASRAEIIPPEEMLAAIKAWWEPLLKKSRTIRLGVGGNVRFRIGELDMVVDFPRAKVREYAGEECVYWYTIPADLVSTNIRDHEIDWSNSIFLSMQFQVGRSGKFNEFLTTFLKCLSVDRIEYVENWYQEQTDQNEDAEIGDWVVQRRCPHLRADLTKTGKVDENGVLTCSMHDWKWDLKTGSCLSTSGHPIRATKAEDVAEELLEPAS, encoded by the coding sequence ATGCGGATCACGGGACTCGGCCACGCCGGGATGTTCATCGAGACGGTCGGCGGCAACATCATCTGCGACCCGGTGCTCGGCCCGTCCTTCTTCGGCTCCTGGTTCCCGTTCCCCGACAACCGCGGTCTCGACTGGGAACGTTTCGGGCGTGAGGCGGACTTCCTCTACATCTCGCACCGTCACCGCGACCACTTCGACCCGAAGCTCCTCGAGCGCTACATCTCGAAGGACATCGAGGTGCTCCTTCCCGAGTACCCGATCGACGACCTCGAGCGCGACATCCGCGCGCTCGGCTTCGAGAACATCACGTACGCTCCCGCCGGGGAGATCATCCAGCGCGGCGAGCTCAAGATCATGATCACGCCGCTGCGCGCTCCCAGCGACGGACCGATCGGCGACTCCTCGCTCAGCGTCGACGACGGCACCGGTTCGATGCTGAACCAGAACGACTCGCATCCGCTGGATCTGGACACGCTGCTCCACTTCGGCAAGCCCGATGCCTACTTCACCCAGGTCTCCGGCGCGATCTGGTGGCCCATGGTCTACGACCTCCCGCTGGACGCGAAGCAGAACTTCGCGCAACTCAAGCGCGACTCGCAGAACAAGCGCGCGATGTACTACATCGACAAGGTCGATGCTCCGCACGTCTTCCCGATGGCCGGCCCGCCGATGTTCCTGCGCGACGACCTTTTCGACTTCAACGGACTGGGCAGGAACGGCGAGTCGATCTTCACGGATCAGAAGCAGTTCCTCGCGCACATGAAGGAGCTGTCTCCGCAGTACGACGGCCAGCTGTTCGTCCCCGGCACGCTCGTGACGGTCGATGGCGGTGAGGTGACCACGGAGCAGACGCTGTACAGCGAGGCCGAGCTCGCGCACATCTTCGATGAGAAGTGGGACTACCTCGAGGAGCAGCAGGCCAGCCGGCAGCAGGAGATCCTCGACGAGGAGGCCTCGCGCGCGGAGATCATCCCGCCGGAGGAGATGCTCGCCGCGATCAAGGCCTGGTGGGAGCCGCTGCTCAAGAAGTCGCGGACCATCCGCCTCGGCGTCGGAGGCAACGTGCGTTTCCGCATCGGGGAGCTCGACATGGTCGTCGACTTCCCGCGCGCCAAGGTGCGCGAGTACGCGGGGGAGGAGTGCGTGTACTGGTACACGATCCCCGCCGATCTGGTGTCGACCAACATCCGCGACCACGAGATCGACTGGTCGAACTCGATCTTCCTGTCGATGCAGTTCCAAGTGGGCCGCAGCGGCAAGTTCAACGAGTTCCTCACCACGTTCCTCAAGTGCCTCTCTGTGGACCGGATCGAGTACGTCGAGAACTGGTATCAGGAGCAGACCGACCAGAACGAGGACGCCGAGATCGGCGACTGGGTCGTGCAGCGCCGGTGCCCGCACCTGCGTGCCGACCTCACCAAGACCGGCAAGGTCGACGAGAACGGCGTGCTCACGTGCAGCATGCACGACTGGAAGTGGGACCTGAAGACCGGCAGCTGCCTGTCGACGAGCGGCCACCCGATCCGTGCGACCAAGGCCGAGGACGTCGCCGAGGAGCTGCTGGAGCCAGCGAGCTGA
- the aroB gene encoding 3-dehydroquinate synthase has product MSTTTISVTGNDPYDITIGRDILDRVSAALSPAVRKILVVHPPTLAARAGELRDRLLADTANGPREVLLAEIPDAEQGKRIEVAAFCWQVMGQADFTRTDAVIGYGGGAVTDLAGFVAATWLRGIEVVQVPTTVLGLVDASVGGKTGVNTAEGKNLVGAFWAPRAVIGDLDELASLSPNEATAGFAEVVKAGFIWAPEILDIIEADPARAIDTTTDEFRRAVELAIDMKAKVVSDDFREAGQREILNYGHTLGHAIEHSERYKWRHGAAISVGMLFAAELSRLAGRLPDEAALRHRTILESLGLPTSYRAGAWPALLATMQRDKKSRGGMLRFILLDDIAKPTVLQAPDESLLFAAYQEVGA; this is encoded by the coding sequence ATGAGCACGACGACCATCAGTGTCACCGGGAACGACCCCTACGACATCACCATCGGACGGGACATCCTCGACCGTGTCTCTGCGGCGCTCTCGCCCGCCGTGCGGAAGATCCTGGTCGTGCATCCGCCGACGCTGGCAGCGCGGGCCGGTGAACTGCGCGACCGTCTGCTCGCCGACACCGCGAACGGTCCGCGCGAGGTACTGCTCGCCGAGATCCCCGATGCGGAGCAGGGCAAGCGCATCGAGGTCGCCGCCTTCTGCTGGCAGGTCATGGGTCAGGCGGACTTCACCCGCACCGACGCCGTCATCGGATACGGAGGAGGCGCGGTCACCGACCTCGCCGGATTCGTCGCGGCGACCTGGTTGCGTGGCATCGAGGTCGTCCAGGTCCCGACCACCGTGCTGGGTCTCGTCGACGCCTCCGTGGGCGGGAAGACCGGCGTGAACACGGCCGAGGGCAAGAACCTCGTCGGCGCCTTCTGGGCTCCGCGGGCCGTGATCGGCGACCTCGACGAACTCGCCAGCCTGAGCCCGAACGAGGCCACCGCCGGTTTCGCCGAGGTGGTCAAGGCCGGGTTCATCTGGGCCCCCGAGATCCTCGACATCATCGAGGCCGACCCGGCGCGCGCGATCGACACGACCACGGACGAGTTCCGCCGCGCGGTCGAGCTCGCGATCGACATGAAGGCCAAGGTCGTGTCCGACGACTTCCGCGAGGCGGGTCAGCGCGAGATCCTCAACTACGGTCACACCCTCGGACACGCGATCGAGCACTCCGAGCGCTACAAGTGGCGTCACGGCGCGGCGATCTCCGTGGGCATGCTGTTCGCGGCCGAGCTCTCGCGTCTCGCCGGCCGGCTTCCGGATGAGGCCGCACTCCGGCACCGCACGATCCTCGAGTCCCTCGGACTGCCCACCTCGTACCGGGCAGGCGCCTGGCCGGCGCTGCTCGCCACGATGCAGCGCGACAAGAAGAGCCGCGGCGGCATGCTGCGCTTCATCCTGCTGGATGACATCGCCAAGCCGACCGTGCTGCAGGCGCCCGACGAGTCGCTGCTGTTCGCGGCCTACCAGGAGGTCGGGGCATGA